The Agromyces marinus genome window below encodes:
- a CDS encoding sensor histidine kinase, with amino-acid sequence MTHPGDPGHAAAARRDALAHSASPAGEPMADAAPDVGRRPWSLHRRLLAILTVLLVAVSVVIGVVTVLVFHSTSVERLDASLRAAAARAADVAPSGVPTDPRSTVLEFLSVPGQPVGTLGVLIAGDTTVGGYISELGELLEADRSALRALSSVPADSRPHTVDAGALGPYRAIAVDTDSQLRGVLALPLADVNAQTAQLALTVAIVAAGGLLLALGIGSIVVRRALSPLSEVTATARRVSELPLDRGDVALGERVPAVDDGTEVGRLGTSFNRMLEHVASALSARERSEQKVRRFVADASHELRTPLASIRGYAELTRLHGGQLPADVVHAFERIESESKRMTELVEDLLLLARLDEGREVRRDPVDLGRLVADAVGDAQVASPDHSWRVDAPASEVVVDGDASRLHQAVANLLANARVHTPEGTEVVVGLSVPTAADGGAERARITVADDGPGIDEGVRASLFERFVRGDASRSRRAGSTGLGLAIVKGVVEAHGGTVAVESAPGRTVFTLDLPLARGH; translated from the coding sequence ATGACGCACCCCGGCGACCCCGGCCACGCCGCGGCCGCGCGGCGCGATGCGCTCGCCCACTCGGCGTCGCCGGCAGGCGAACCGATGGCGGATGCCGCGCCGGACGTCGGTCGGCGGCCGTGGTCGTTGCACCGGCGGCTCCTGGCGATCCTCACGGTCCTGCTCGTCGCGGTGAGCGTCGTCATCGGCGTGGTCACCGTGCTCGTGTTCCATTCGACGTCGGTCGAACGCCTCGACGCCAGCCTCCGGGCCGCGGCCGCACGTGCGGCGGACGTGGCGCCGTCCGGTGTGCCGACCGACCCGCGTTCGACCGTCCTCGAGTTCCTGAGCGTGCCGGGCCAGCCCGTGGGAACGCTCGGGGTCCTCATCGCGGGCGACACGACCGTCGGCGGGTACATCTCGGAGCTCGGTGAACTCCTGGAGGCGGACCGGTCCGCCCTTCGCGCGCTCTCATCCGTCCCTGCGGACTCGCGCCCGCACACGGTCGATGCCGGCGCTCTCGGGCCCTACCGCGCGATCGCCGTGGACACGGACTCGCAACTGCGCGGGGTGCTCGCACTTCCGCTCGCCGACGTGAACGCCCAGACCGCCCAGCTCGCACTGACCGTCGCGATCGTCGCCGCCGGCGGCCTGCTCCTCGCGCTCGGCATCGGCTCGATCGTCGTGCGGCGTGCGCTCAGCCCGCTGTCGGAGGTGACCGCGACCGCACGCCGCGTGTCGGAGCTCCCGCTGGATCGGGGCGACGTCGCGCTCGGCGAGCGGGTCCCCGCCGTCGACGACGGAACCGAGGTCGGCCGGCTCGGCACCTCCTTCAACCGGATGCTCGAGCATGTGGCATCCGCGCTCTCGGCACGCGAGCGCAGCGAGCAGAAGGTGCGACGCTTCGTCGCCGATGCGAGCCACGAACTGCGCACGCCGCTCGCCTCGATCCGCGGGTACGCCGAGCTGACGCGCCTGCACGGCGGGCAGCTCCCGGCCGACGTGGTGCACGCGTTCGAGCGGATCGAGTCGGAGTCCAAGCGGATGACGGAGCTCGTCGAGGACCTGCTGCTGCTCGCCCGGCTCGATGAGGGCAGGGAAGTGCGCCGCGACCCCGTCGACCTCGGGCGTCTCGTGGCCGATGCGGTCGGCGACGCCCAGGTCGCCTCACCGGATCATTCGTGGCGGGTCGACGCGCCGGCTTCCGAGGTCGTCGTGGACGGGGATGCGAGCCGGCTCCACCAGGCGGTCGCGAACCTGCTCGCGAACGCGCGGGTGCACACGCCGGAAGGCACGGAGGTGGTGGTGGGGCTCTCCGTTCCGACCGCGGCGGACGGCGGTGCGGAGCGAGCGCGGATCACCGTCGCCGACGACGGCCCCGGAATCGACGAGGGGGTGCGCGCGTCGCTGTTCGAACGGTTCGTGCGCGGCGACGCGTCGCGCTCGCGCCGGGCGGGCAGCACCGGGCTGGGCCTCGCCATCGTCAAGGGCGTCGTCGAGGCGCACGGCGGCACGGTGGCGGTCGAGAGCGCCCCGGGCAGGACCGTGTTCACCCTCGACCTGCCGCTCGCGCGGGGTCACTGA
- a CDS encoding ABC transporter permease, with amino-acid sequence MTANVDAPNALARIGDFARTLVSPRGAVFLLLAVLLFAITALNPSFAEPGQLMRFIQRVAPVAIVAIGQYFVIVGGEFDLSMGSVVTAQVVIAGNLIGQDGSRSIPVLALMLVFGAAIGLVNGLVVAYLRVPSFIATLGMMLALLGGVLYWTGGAATGNPADSFREIGRGGIRDLPIIDILPWSVVVLAAVLAAAIWASKRPFGRSVIALGDNPTTARYSGMRADRVKITTFVLSSLSATLAGVILVGYAGVHPSVGRGYEFIAITAVVLGGVVLGGGRGWVVGAVAGAFALEALFTLLNFAGVPSTYRDAVQGAIIILAVAYSAVTFRSRRRGRGPEASPRASTPAAEETDASASAHHPASPIPSTPRADNDTKGGS; translated from the coding sequence ATGACCGCGAACGTCGACGCCCCGAACGCGCTCGCCCGCATCGGCGACTTCGCGCGGACCCTGGTCAGCCCCAGGGGAGCCGTGTTCCTGCTCCTCGCGGTCCTGCTGTTCGCGATCACGGCGCTGAACCCGTCGTTCGCCGAGCCCGGGCAGCTGATGCGGTTCATCCAGCGCGTCGCCCCGGTCGCGATCGTCGCCATCGGGCAGTACTTCGTCATCGTCGGCGGCGAGTTCGACCTCTCGATGGGCTCGGTCGTCACCGCGCAGGTCGTGATCGCGGGCAACCTCATCGGCCAGGACGGCAGCCGGTCGATCCCCGTGCTCGCCCTCATGCTCGTGTTCGGCGCCGCGATCGGACTCGTGAACGGGCTCGTGGTCGCCTACCTCCGCGTACCGAGCTTCATCGCCACCCTCGGGATGATGCTCGCGCTGCTCGGCGGCGTGCTGTACTGGACCGGCGGCGCCGCCACCGGCAACCCCGCGGACTCGTTCCGCGAGATCGGCAGGGGCGGCATCCGCGACCTCCCGATCATCGACATCCTGCCCTGGTCGGTCGTCGTGCTCGCGGCCGTGCTCGCCGCCGCGATCTGGGCCTCCAAGCGCCCGTTCGGGCGGAGCGTCATCGCACTCGGCGACAACCCGACGACGGCGCGCTACTCCGGCATGCGCGCCGACCGGGTCAAGATCACGACCTTCGTGCTGTCATCGCTGTCCGCGACGCTCGCCGGGGTCATCCTCGTCGGATACGCCGGCGTGCACCCCAGCGTCGGGCGCGGGTACGAGTTCATCGCGATCACCGCGGTCGTGCTCGGCGGCGTCGTGCTCGGCGGCGGCAGGGGATGGGTCGTCGGCGCCGTCGCGGGCGCCTTCGCACTCGAGGCGCTGTTCACACTGCTGAACTTCGCCGGCGTGCCGTCGACGTACCGCGACGCCGTCCAGGGCGCGATCATCATCCTCGCCGTCGCCTACTCGGCCGTCACCTTCCGCAGCCGCCGTCGCGGCCGCGGACCGGAAGCTTCACCACGGGCATCGACGCCCGCGGCGGAGGAGACGGATGCCTCGGCATCCGCTCATCACCCTGCATCACCGATTCCCTCGACACCGAGGGCAGACAACGACACCAAGGGAGGTTCGTGA
- a CDS encoding sugar phosphate isomerase/epimerase family protein — MTRTIGVNTWVWASPLTDENLPALAAKAAGMGFGAIELPVESPGDWSPEHAAEVLAEHRLAPVVIGAMGPGRNLVAAPGSEVVATQNYLVQCIRAAEVVGARVVAGPFTAATGRAWRMDDAERGDRVAELRAALAPVVRQAVDRGIRIAIEPLNRYETSLLNTVEQALDALEPLLGPGLGLALDSYHLNIEERSIGDAIRLAGPHLAHVQVCGNDRGAVGDDHIDWPAFLDALDDVGYADVLGVESFTGENATIAVAASVWRPLAASQDALAERSLRHLTALEQERMPR; from the coding sequence ATGACGCGCACGATCGGCGTCAACACCTGGGTGTGGGCGTCGCCGCTCACCGATGAGAACCTGCCCGCGCTCGCGGCGAAGGCCGCCGGGATGGGATTCGGCGCGATCGAACTGCCCGTCGAGTCCCCGGGCGACTGGTCGCCCGAGCACGCGGCCGAGGTGCTCGCGGAGCATCGGCTCGCTCCGGTCGTGATCGGCGCGATGGGGCCCGGGCGCAACCTCGTCGCCGCGCCGGGATCCGAGGTCGTCGCGACCCAGAACTACCTCGTGCAGTGCATCCGGGCGGCAGAGGTCGTCGGCGCCCGGGTGGTCGCCGGTCCGTTCACGGCCGCGACCGGCCGGGCCTGGCGCATGGACGACGCGGAACGCGGCGACCGCGTGGCCGAACTGCGGGCCGCGCTCGCGCCCGTCGTGCGGCAGGCGGTCGATCGCGGCATCCGGATCGCGATCGAACCGCTCAACCGGTACGAGACGAGCCTCCTCAACACGGTCGAACAGGCGCTCGACGCGCTCGAGCCGCTGCTCGGGCCGGGGCTCGGGCTCGCGCTCGACAGCTACCACCTGAACATCGAGGAACGGTCCATCGGGGATGCCATCCGCCTCGCCGGCCCGCACCTCGCTCACGTGCAGGTGTGCGGCAACGACCGCGGCGCCGTCGGGGACGACCACATCGACTGGCCGGCATTCCTCGACGCCCTCGACGACGTCGGGTACGCCGACGTGCTCGGCGTCGAGAGCTTCACGGGAGAGAACGCCACCATCGCGGTCGCGGCGTCGGTGTGGCGTCCGCTCGCCGCATCGCAGGACGCGCTCGCAGAGCGCAGCCTCCGCCACCTCACCGCACTCGAACAGGAACGGATGCCGAGATGA
- a CDS encoding S8 family serine peptidase: MTTSDVDGGIPMGPTGRQIITFAPVEADAAARELRDVAGMERSMSRGLGDDPAAATSGDMYLDLLNVAVVDGDGDQIGALSRAVDDPSSPIIAIEPEVWVHPLDTIDAVDAPSTFADDESDGSADDDEVDAAQTYADTATFTWGLQAVRAIPPILATAPWSGTGMRVAVLDTGIDLGHPDFAGRVVASQSFISGQAVHDGHSHGTHCAGTAAGPKVPSGTQRRYGVAYGARLVVGKVLSDQGSGSSGGILAGIQWAIQQGAQVISMSLGSRVQLGQTYFTYYEQAGQAALNAGSLIVAAAGNDGATFPVSAPANSPSILAVAALDQALMRAPFSCRGLNGNGGEVNIAAPGVATYSSVPVAKGSYGVKSGTSMATPHVAGIAATLAQKTGLRGRDLWRELVRTAVALPQPAVDVGAGLAVVPTRRRPIWDYRPVPWRPGPIIDPGELDPIPVPKDRR, translated from the coding sequence ATGACCACCTCCGACGTCGACGGCGGGATCCCCATGGGCCCCACCGGTCGACAGATCATCACGTTCGCCCCCGTCGAAGCGGATGCCGCCGCGCGCGAGCTCCGCGACGTCGCCGGCATGGAGCGCAGCATGTCGCGCGGCCTCGGGGACGACCCGGCCGCGGCGACATCCGGTGACATGTACCTCGACCTGCTCAACGTCGCCGTGGTCGACGGCGACGGCGATCAGATCGGGGCGCTCTCACGGGCCGTGGACGATCCGTCCAGTCCGATCATCGCGATCGAACCTGAGGTGTGGGTCCACCCGCTCGACACCATCGACGCGGTCGACGCTCCGTCGACCTTCGCCGACGACGAGTCGGACGGCTCCGCCGATGACGACGAGGTCGACGCGGCGCAGACCTACGCCGACACCGCCACCTTCACGTGGGGGCTCCAGGCCGTGCGCGCCATCCCGCCGATCCTCGCGACCGCACCGTGGTCGGGGACCGGCATGCGGGTCGCCGTGCTCGACACGGGCATCGACCTCGGGCACCCCGACTTCGCCGGCCGCGTCGTCGCGAGCCAGTCGTTCATCTCCGGTCAGGCGGTCCACGACGGGCACTCGCACGGAACGCACTGCGCGGGCACCGCAGCGGGGCCGAAGGTTCCGTCGGGAACCCAGCGCAGGTACGGCGTCGCCTACGGGGCGCGCCTGGTCGTCGGCAAGGTGCTGAGCGATCAGGGCAGCGGCTCGAGCGGCGGCATCCTCGCCGGCATCCAGTGGGCCATCCAACAGGGCGCCCAGGTGATCTCGATGTCGCTGGGCTCGCGCGTGCAGCTCGGCCAGACCTACTTCACCTACTACGAGCAGGCCGGGCAGGCCGCGCTCAACGCGGGATCGCTGATCGTGGCCGCCGCCGGCAACGACGGCGCGACCTTCCCGGTGAGCGCTCCGGCCAACAGCCCGTCGATCCTCGCGGTCGCGGCGCTCGACCAGGCGCTCATGCGCGCGCCGTTCTCGTGCCGCGGCCTGAACGGCAACGGCGGCGAGGTGAACATCGCCGCACCCGGCGTCGCGACGTACTCGTCCGTCCCGGTCGCCAAGGGCTCGTACGGCGTGAAGTCCGGCACGAGCATGGCGACGCCGCACGTCGCCGGGATCGCGGCGACGCTCGCCCAGAAGACCGGCCTGCGCGGCCGCGACCTCTGGCGCGAACTCGTCCGGACCGCGGTCGCGCTGCCGCAGCCCGCGGTCGACGTCGGGGCCGGCCTCGCCGTCGTGCCCACGCGCCGCCGCCCGATCTGGGACTACCGGCCGGTGCCGTGGCGTCCCGGACCGATCATCGATCCCGGCGAGCTCGACCCGATCCCGGTCCCGAAGGACCGTCGATGA
- a CDS encoding sugar phosphate isomerase/epimerase family protein: protein MTEPTHRAHPVTLFTGQWADLPFEEVARLASEWGYDGLEIACSGDHLDTELADEEPGYLKEKLELLRRYDLKVYAISNHLTGQAVCDDPIDFRHQAIVRPSTWGDGDAEGVRQRAAEDMKRTARVARKLGVDTVVGFTGSKIWQYVAMFPPVPASVIDAGYEDFATRWNPILDVFDDEGVRFAHEVHPSEIAYDHWTSVRTLEAIDRRPAFGFNWDPSHMMWQGVDPVGFIWDFQDRIYHVDCKDTRIRPASGRSGILGSHLPWGDPRRGWDFVSTGHGDVPWEDAFRALDAIGYTGPISVEWEDAGMDRLHGGPQALEYVRSLIWPRPTASFDAAFSNQ from the coding sequence ATGACCGAACCCACGCACCGGGCACACCCCGTCACCCTCTTCACCGGCCAGTGGGCCGACCTGCCGTTCGAGGAGGTCGCGCGGCTGGCCTCCGAGTGGGGCTACGACGGCCTCGAGATCGCGTGCTCGGGCGACCACCTCGACACCGAGCTCGCCGACGAGGAGCCGGGCTACCTGAAGGAGAAGCTGGAGCTCCTGAGGCGCTACGACCTGAAGGTCTACGCGATCTCGAACCACCTCACCGGCCAGGCCGTGTGCGACGACCCGATCGACTTCCGGCACCAGGCGATCGTGCGCCCGTCCACCTGGGGCGACGGTGACGCCGAGGGCGTGCGGCAGCGTGCCGCGGAGGACATGAAGCGCACGGCGCGCGTCGCGCGCAAGCTCGGCGTCGACACGGTCGTCGGCTTCACGGGCTCGAAGATCTGGCAGTACGTGGCGATGTTCCCGCCCGTGCCGGCGTCGGTGATCGACGCGGGCTACGAGGACTTCGCGACCCGGTGGAACCCCATCCTCGACGTGTTCGACGACGAGGGCGTGCGCTTCGCGCACGAGGTGCACCCGTCCGAGATCGCGTACGACCACTGGACGAGCGTGCGCACGCTCGAGGCGATCGACCGCCGCCCGGCGTTCGGCTTCAACTGGGACCCGAGCCACATGATGTGGCAGGGCGTCGACCCGGTCGGCTTCATCTGGGACTTCCAGGACCGGATCTACCACGTCGACTGCAAGGACACGCGCATCCGCCCGGCATCCGGTCGCAGCGGCATCCTCGGCTCCCACCTGCCGTGGGGCGACCCGCGCCGCGGCTGGGACTTCGTCTCGACCGGGCACGGCGACGTGCCGTGGGAGGACGCGTTCCGCGCGCTCGACGCGATCGGGTACACGGGTCCGATCTCGGTCGAGTGGGAGGACGCCGGCATGGACCGCCTGCACGGCGGCCCGCAGGCGCTCGAGTACGTGCGCTCGCTCATCTGGCCGCGGCCGACCGCGTCGTTCGACGCCGCGTTCTCCAACCAGTAG
- a CDS encoding ABC transporter permease, with product MTAAAPTRARRLDASLIVGIALLVVVVVGAILVASVGRNFFSPGNIRDILTGMSVLGFVAIGQTLVVLCGSLDLSVPYVVSLSSLIAADLMRGSDGNVAAGVLAAIGVAALIGLGNGLIVTKLRVNGFIATLGVGLIIKGYLDSNYKGTSGSVPWSFQLIGATGIGPIPLSTILMLAVALAAWFFLTRTRTGNHIYAVGGNEQVARFSGIRTARPVLVAHMLCSVAAALAGLLLASRLGVGSPTVGTQGGYDLLSIAAVVLGGTYLLGGRGSVWGTIGGVAIFAVLDNVMSVMQVNPFLKDVVRGIVIVAAVAVYTARTTEQRRPRFGGSRSAEPVRPDPEEVRA from the coding sequence ATGACCGCCGCCGCACCGACCCGGGCCCGCAGGCTCGACGCCTCCCTCATCGTGGGCATCGCGCTGCTCGTCGTCGTGGTCGTCGGCGCGATCCTCGTCGCGAGCGTCGGGCGCAACTTCTTCAGCCCCGGCAACATCCGCGACATCCTCACCGGCATGAGCGTGCTCGGGTTCGTCGCCATCGGCCAGACCCTCGTCGTCCTCTGCGGGTCGCTCGACCTCTCCGTCCCGTACGTCGTGAGCCTGTCGAGCCTGATCGCCGCGGACCTCATGCGCGGGTCCGACGGCAACGTGGCCGCCGGAGTCCTCGCCGCGATCGGCGTCGCGGCCCTCATCGGCCTCGGCAACGGGCTGATCGTGACCAAGCTCCGCGTCAACGGCTTCATCGCCACGCTCGGCGTCGGACTCATCATCAAGGGCTACCTCGACTCGAACTACAAGGGCACCAGCGGAAGCGTGCCGTGGTCCTTCCAGCTCATCGGCGCCACCGGCATCGGCCCGATTCCGTTGTCCACGATCCTCATGCTGGCCGTCGCCCTCGCGGCGTGGTTCTTCCTCACCCGCACGCGCACGGGCAACCACATCTACGCGGTCGGCGGAAACGAGCAGGTGGCGAGGTTCAGCGGCATCCGCACCGCCAGGCCCGTGCTCGTCGCCCACATGCTGTGCTCGGTCGCGGCCGCGCTCGCCGGCCTGCTGCTCGCGAGCCGGCTGGGCGTCGGAAGCCCGACCGTCGGAACCCAGGGCGGGTACGACCTGCTCTCGATCGCGGCCGTCGTACTCGGCGGCACGTACCTGCTCGGCGGCAGAGGCTCGGTCTGGGGCACGATCGGCGGCGTGGCGATCTTCGCCGTCCTCGACAACGTCATGAGCGTCATGCAGGTCAACCCCTTCCTGAAGGACGTCGTGCGCGGCATCGTCATCGTCGCCGCCGTCGCGGTCTACACCGCGCGCACCACCGAGCAGCGGCGCCCCCGCTTCGGCGGGAGCCGGAGCGCCGAACCGGTCCGACCCGACCCCGAGGAGGTGCGCGCATGA
- a CDS encoding response regulator transcription factor, giving the protein MGTSTEPGTAHRPQIAKADGSAVRVLVVDDENSLTDLLRMALRYEGWEVRTAADGLGAVRAAREFRPDAIVLDIMLPDIDGLEVLQRVRADGTETPVLFLTAKDSLDDRIAGLTAGGDDYVTKPFSLEEVVARLRGLIRRSTLTLGQAKDPVLRVGDLSLDEDSYEVERDGTPIELTATEFELLRFLMRNPRRVLSKAQILDRVWNYDFGGKESVVELYISYLRKKIDAGREPMIHTVRGAGYMLKAVG; this is encoded by the coding sequence ATGGGCACCTCGACCGAGCCGGGCACCGCGCACCGTCCGCAGATCGCCAAGGCCGACGGCAGCGCCGTGCGCGTCCTCGTCGTCGACGACGAGAACTCGCTCACCGACCTGCTCAGGATGGCCCTGCGCTACGAGGGGTGGGAGGTGCGGACCGCCGCCGACGGCCTCGGCGCGGTGCGGGCCGCGCGCGAGTTCCGCCCCGACGCGATCGTGCTCGACATCATGCTGCCCGACATCGACGGGCTCGAGGTGCTCCAGCGCGTGCGGGCCGACGGCACCGAGACGCCCGTGCTGTTCCTCACCGCCAAGGACTCGCTCGACGACCGCATCGCGGGGCTCACCGCCGGCGGTGACGACTACGTCACGAAGCCGTTCAGCCTCGAGGAGGTCGTGGCGCGCCTGCGCGGGCTCATCCGCCGCTCCACGCTCACGCTCGGCCAGGCGAAGGACCCGGTGCTGCGGGTCGGCGACCTCTCGCTCGACGAGGACTCGTACGAGGTCGAGCGCGACGGCACCCCGATCGAGCTCACCGCGACCGAGTTCGAACTGCTCCGCTTCCTCATGCGCAATCCCCGCCGCGTGCTGTCGAAGGCGCAGATCCTCGACCGCGTCTGGAACTACGACTTCGGCGGCAAGGAGTCGGTCGTCGAGCTCTACATCTCGTACCTGCGCAAGAAGATCGACGCGGGCCGCGAGCCCATGATCCACACGGTGCGCGGTGCGGGCTACATGCTGAAGGCCGTCGGATGA
- a CDS encoding sugar ABC transporter ATP-binding protein, producing the protein MTGAPARDLDGEPVLVAEGLRKSFFGVTVLDDVSLTLRPGEVHGLVGENGAGKSTVMKILAGVHQADAGRILLGGRPVSFTHPVQAAHAGLATVFQEFNLLPERSIAQNVFLGREPRRRGFVDRGAMRRRTRELLDDLGIRGLDVDAPVRTLTVAEQQVVEIVKALSTDARVIQMDEPTAALADHEVELLYTIVRRLSERGVAIIYVSHRLREIFDLCDTITVLKDGVQVSTGPASELDTDELVRRMVGRPISAYYPEREPGTGFGEPRLVLQGSGNGQVDGVDLELRAGEIVGIAGLQGSGRTELVEGVFGIAPFTRGRMLVDGRPVRVTSARQAVRLGIALVTEDRKAQGLALNQSILDNALLVIRSVFARRTGTVRRELPGVLTSLEVVSRGTDQEVQYLSGGNQQKVVLAKWLATGPRIVLFDEPTRGIDVGAKVAVYTLMRRLAKDGVAIVMISSELPEVIGMSDRIIVMHDGRASHELPPRSDEATILAAATGTLAPAIGADEAAEGELR; encoded by the coding sequence ATGACCGGAGCGCCGGCGCGCGACCTCGACGGCGAGCCCGTGCTCGTCGCAGAGGGCCTGCGGAAGTCGTTCTTCGGCGTGACCGTCCTCGACGACGTCAGCCTGACCCTCCGGCCGGGCGAGGTCCACGGACTGGTCGGCGAGAACGGCGCGGGCAAGTCGACCGTCATGAAGATCCTCGCGGGCGTCCACCAGGCCGACGCGGGGCGGATCCTGCTCGGCGGCCGCCCGGTCTCGTTCACCCACCCCGTCCAGGCCGCCCACGCCGGACTCGCGACCGTCTTCCAGGAGTTCAACCTGCTGCCCGAGCGCTCGATCGCGCAGAACGTGTTCCTCGGCCGCGAACCGCGCCGGCGCGGATTCGTCGACCGGGGCGCGATGCGCCGGCGCACGCGCGAACTGCTCGACGATCTCGGCATCCGGGGGCTCGACGTCGACGCGCCGGTGCGCACCCTCACCGTCGCCGAACAGCAGGTCGTCGAGATCGTCAAGGCGCTCTCGACCGACGCGCGCGTCATCCAGATGGACGAGCCCACGGCGGCGCTGGCCGACCACGAGGTCGAACTGCTCTACACGATCGTCCGGCGCCTGTCCGAACGCGGCGTCGCGATCATCTACGTCTCCCACCGGCTCCGGGAGATCTTCGACCTGTGCGACACCATCACCGTGCTCAAGGACGGCGTGCAGGTCTCCACCGGCCCCGCCTCGGAACTCGACACCGACGAACTCGTGCGCCGCATGGTCGGCCGACCGATCTCGGCCTACTACCCGGAGCGCGAACCGGGAACCGGGTTCGGCGAACCCCGACTCGTGCTGCAGGGCTCAGGCAACGGCCAGGTCGACGGCGTCGACCTCGAACTGCGCGCCGGCGAGATCGTCGGCATCGCGGGCCTGCAGGGCTCGGGTCGCACCGAGCTGGTGGAGGGCGTCTTCGGCATCGCTCCGTTCACGCGCGGTCGGATGCTCGTCGACGGCCGCCCGGTCCGCGTCACCTCCGCGCGGCAGGCCGTGCGGCTCGGCATCGCGCTCGTCACCGAGGACCGCAAGGCGCAGGGGCTCGCACTGAACCAGTCGATCCTCGACAACGCCCTGCTCGTGATCAGGTCGGTGTTCGCGCGCCGGACCGGCACGGTGCGACGCGAACTGCCCGGAGTGCTCACGAGCCTCGAGGTCGTCTCGAGGGGCACCGACCAGGAGGTGCAGTACCTCTCGGGCGGAAACCAGCAGAAGGTCGTCCTCGCGAAGTGGCTCGCGACCGGCCCGCGCATCGTGCTCTTCGACGAACCGACCAGGGGCATCGACGTCGGCGCGAAGGTCGCGGTCTACACCCTCATGCGCAGGCTCGCGAAGGACGGGGTCGCGATCGTCATGATCTCCTCCGAACTGCCCGAGGTCATCGGCATGTCGGATCGCATCATCGTCATGCACGACGGCCGCGCCTCGCACGAACTGCCGCCGCGCAGCGACGAGGCGACGATCCTCGCCGCCGCGACGGGGACCCTCGCGCCGGCCATCGGGGCCGACGAAGCCGCGGAAGGAGAGCTCCGATGA
- a CDS encoding substrate-binding domain-containing protein, translated as MRRRIPVASAMVGALALIALTGCTTDPSVTAPTEDAAETEESVEWFDQALFDKQDAERGVAPEGPDDQPWLQMINPEMVDTAEYASDGAKKACFANASISNPWRQTGWITMNEQLKVLQEQGVISEMETRDAQDSDDTQIADIDYFINEGDCDVFIISPNSTAAMTPAVERACDTGKPVVVFDRGVQTDCPVTFIHPIGGFAWGIDTAEFLIDELDEGAKVVALRILPGVDVLEQRWAAAEKLFDEAGIDAVDYFTGADPAEIKKIISDELAKGDVDGVWMDAGDGAVAAIEAFEDAGVDYPVMTGEDEMSFLRKWKDTGLTGLAPVYSNFQWRTPLLAAQMIFAGEQVPSEWVLPQAPITAGEVDEYLALNENMPDGHYAKFGGEDLPGYPQVWEDRVIP; from the coding sequence ATGCGACGCAGGATTCCTGTGGCATCCGCCATGGTCGGCGCGCTCGCGTTGATCGCGCTGACCGGCTGCACCACCGATCCGAGCGTGACCGCTCCGACGGAGGACGCCGCCGAGACCGAGGAGAGCGTCGAGTGGTTCGACCAGGCGCTCTTCGACAAGCAGGACGCCGAGCGCGGCGTCGCACCGGAGGGCCCGGACGACCAGCCGTGGCTGCAGATGATCAATCCGGAGATGGTCGACACGGCCGAGTACGCGAGCGACGGGGCGAAGAAGGCCTGCTTCGCGAACGCCTCGATCTCGAACCCGTGGCGGCAGACCGGCTGGATCACGATGAACGAGCAGTTGAAGGTCCTGCAGGAGCAGGGCGTCATCTCCGAGATGGAGACCCGAGACGCCCAGGACTCCGATGACACGCAGATCGCCGACATCGACTACTTCATCAACGAGGGCGACTGCGACGTGTTCATCATCTCGCCGAACTCGACGGCGGCGATGACGCCCGCGGTGGAGCGCGCGTGCGACACGGGCAAGCCCGTGGTCGTGTTCGACCGCGGTGTGCAGACCGACTGCCCCGTGACCTTCATCCACCCGATCGGCGGCTTCGCGTGGGGCATCGACACCGCCGAGTTCCTCATCGACGAGCTCGACGAGGGTGCCAAGGTCGTCGCGCTGCGCATCCTGCCCGGCGTGGACGTGCTCGAACAGCGCTGGGCCGCGGCCGAGAAGCTGTTCGACGAGGCGGGTATCGACGCGGTGGACTACTTCACCGGCGCCGACCCGGCCGAGATCAAGAAGATCATCTCGGACGAGCTGGCCAAGGGCGACGTCGACGGCGTCTGGATGGATGCCGGCGACGGCGCCGTCGCCGCGATCGAGGCGTTCGAGGACGCCGGGGTCGACTACCCCGTCATGACCGGCGAGGACGAGATGAGCTTCCTGCGCAAGTGGAAGGACACCGGGCTGACCGGACTCGCGCCGGTGTACTCGAACTTCCAGTGGCGCACCCCGCTGCTCGCGGCGCAGATGATCTTCGCCGGCGAGCAGGTGCCCTCGGAGTGGGTCCTCCCGCAGGCGCCCATCACCGCGGGCGAGGTCGACGAGTACCTCGCGCTCAACGAGAACATGCCCGACGGTCACTACGCCAAGTTCGGCGGCGAGGACCTGCCCGGCTACCCGCAGGTCTGGGAGGATCGCGTCATCCCGTGA